TTTCAGTTACCTGATTGCCTTGGTTTCTTGGATCTCGGAGAGCTTGGCTTGAATCAGGCAGAGCCCTGAAAGGCAGGGGAGGAAAATTAGAACCAGATGAGGACTGTCCCCTGAGGACTGAACAGACACTCCACAAAACAGGGATCTGCACTCCCTGTTACAGAGCACCAAGTCCAGCTGAAATAGTTGCTGACTGGCTTCACTCCACATTTTTGTCCTCTAAAAATCTCCTGGTTCCTGTGTTTCCATCCTGCCCCTCCCTCTTCAAGACAAAGACCATGAGACCTTTGTCAGCCCCTGTGCATCCCAGGATGCCCTACCTGGGAAGACAAAGATGAAGCAGGCGGCCAAGCCCCCAATGACAGAGATGACTTTGCCAATGTCAGGGATGAAAAGAGCCAGGAGGAGTGTCAGGAGGAACCAGCTGATGGTCTGAAGCAGGCGTCTCCTCCGCTCCCGAACCACGTCCTCCTCCACTGTTACCCCAGTGTAGCGGAGCCAGAGACCCTCCAAGACAGCCCTGTGCGCACAGACCCAGGACAGAGGGCTTTCCTCATgctgctcctccttcccagaCCAGCCCCATCCCTCTCCCAGTGCTCACCGGCCACAGAAGTGTAGGATGGGGTAGGATGTCAGCACACAGAGGATGATGAAAGCCCGGGCAAGGGCAACAGGGATGTCATTGGAGGGGTAGGACATCAAGACATCCTGCTCCACGCCAGCTCCAAAGGTTAGGAAGCCACAGGCACCTGTTAGGCAGGGAGCAGTcagcaggggacagggacaagtCTCCTGAATATCTCTTAGAAGGACCAGACTTGGATGGATATGGCACAGGGCACATTGCAGAGGTGTTCAATGCactctgctcccttctccctctgatCCTTGCTGACCAGAGGGTCCCTGCCCTCCTGAAGCCACTCCAAGGACTGTGCCACATTCACACGGTGTCCCCTCACTTACCAGTGCCTGTGTAGACAAAGAGAGCAATCACCATGGCTGCTGTCACCACTGCCCCCCAGGTCTTCACCTCTGGCTGCTTCATGCTGTTAAAGACGGGCACGCTGCTCACATGGCACTGCCAGGACACAGAGAGAGTGGGGATATACAATGGGCTGAACCACATGGGATCTACTTGTGATATTCCACATTTGTTGTGATATTGTGATCCCCCCAGGTTTGtcactggagaagaaaaggggggGTGGATAGGCTGCCATGTACTTCCTAGCTGGGATAAAATGGATCCATCTCGATCCAGAGGTGGTGAGATGTTAAAAAAAGCAGTGCAGTGAGAACGCGGGCAGGGTTTTAGCCAATCACCCAGGCACAGTTTTAGTCTGCACCCAAGCAACCACAGGATGGAAGGGGAGTACCAAATTCCTGGCCTTACCTGGAACCCAAAGCAGATGGTGGGCATGGCATTGAAGACAGCTGTCCAGGTGGAGGGGCTAGCAGGAGAGAAACACCCACCAGTAAGACCAGAACCCCCTGTGCCTCCCATCCGGTGCCCCAGGGGATGATAAGCTGGGAGTGCTCAGTGTCTTTGCTGTTACTGCATCCCCCCACCCAGGATGATGCCATTGCGTGGAACAAGGTTTTTCTGTGACCTGGTACTCCCTGAAGACCAGGGCTTTTCACTGACACAGAAATAGCCAAACCTGAGCATACAAAGTAAAAGTATCAGGAAAAAGTAAGGATCTAGTTGGGCAGTGCAGAAAACTGGTCTAACCTTTGCTCTGCCATAAAATTGCTGCACTGGATCCAGAAATATACACTCTGAGGAAAGGAATAAGCCacagtggctgtgctggccaAGGAAATAACCAAAATCATCCAAATACAGACACAGCCCTTGTTGCTGGGTGAGCACAAGCACTGCACAGGGAATCCAGGGCCTGGATATATCAGAGATAAAAGCCAATCAGTGCTCATCAAAACCTGTGATGGAGCCATGGGGACCTTTAAGAGGTCCTTTGCCTCCTCTTCACCACCTGCTCCTCTGAAATATGCAGAGGTGTAGCCACTTGGGAGCTTCGGCAGCAACATGCAGAGTCCCCAGGACCAGGGGTGGGACTCATGAAAGATTCATCCCCAGCCTTTTCAGCCCTCGCTCCCACaagccctgcctggctctgccatgCTGTGTTGGCCACCAACAGCATTGTGTCTCTTGCTCTCACCTGGTGGGGATCTCCACAGGCACCAGCTCCTTGTCGGGCCAGATGTACTTGATGATAATGACTGCTGTGACATACCATGTGCCAATCACACTGAGGGAGCTGTGAGAGGGGATAGGAGGCCGTCAGTACTCTACCTCCCCACTTCATGAAGGGtctcctccctgcctctccaTCCCCATCTTCCTCCCTTCACAGCCCAACTACTCCTCTCCTGCCTATCAGACCCATTTTTGCTCTCCCTTCCCATGGGAATATGCCAGGAAATGCCACCCGCTGTCCCCCCCAAGCAGATGCCAACACAATTCTGTTGCATTCAGGGGTTATCCCATGCTTCTGTGAGTGGCAAACCTGCCAGACTTGGGTTTGGGGCTGGAGAAAGAGGTGAGTGTCGAAGCAATGATACTCCTGCCCTGGTGCCCCTggtccagctccagcagccaggtCACACCAAGATACTTGGTGGAGTAGGGCTGGCCTGCAGACTACCCTGCCTAGGGACACTTACTGGCTCTCCTTTCTGCTGGATTGCCAACTCCAAAGGTAGGAGACAATGCAGTTGAAAGCAGCTCCCCCTGCTTCCTCCAGCATGCAGAAGGGAGGGACACAAGCCCTGAAGTACGGCACTGTGGCTGCACgatgctcagcagctcctctgcctccgagatggggaaactgaggcacgggaAGGCAGAGGGTGAGTGGGCAGATATGCCACTAGAACCACAACATTTCCAATCCCTGTCCCCTGCAACTGTGCTTAGGTGGGTGCTGGCTGGCCCACCCTaacccccagccccagaggGCTCTCCCCACTCACCTGGCATATTTTTGGAAGCCAATCTCtttggggatggagaggggcaggatgaggaggaaggCGGTGATGCTGATGGTGAACTTGCGGTCTGTGtaccagcagctgctcccagcttccTCGGGCTCCTTCACCAGAGCAGCAATGACTGTGGGGACAACCGAGATGGTAAGGTTGGCCCTTCCAGCTGAAGGGACAACTGGTTATTATTTGCTCCATGGGACACACTTACTCTTGTCCTCTTGATCTCCAATGATGATGAGGAAGGCGATGCAAGTGCCAAAGGTGTAGACAGCGATGGCCACCTCGCACAGCACACCAGGCACCTTCCCGCAGACAGCCCACACAACCTCCTGGTAGGTGCGCTCATTGCTGGCCTGCGAGCAGTACGCCAGGATCACCAAGCCTCCGATGATGAAGATCAACATGcactgggatgggggagagacAGGGAGGGAACACTGAGCCAACAATATAGCAAGGCCTCCCGAACCACCCCAGGCAGCCACCCCAAAAACACTGAGCATCTCTGGTGCACCTCACCCAAAAGAGCTTCTTCCCAGGAGCCTGGTCCTCCCCAAACCCTTTCTGGGGCACCACACGTCCCTTCCATGCATCCTCCCAGGATGGGACAGGGAACTGTCCCTTCCCCACTCTCTCACCATCTGCAGGGCGATGCCTGCAGCCACGCCACCGGCcatgctgaaggcagcagggaagtTGAGCAGCCCAGCCCCGAGGGCAGCGTTGACCACAATGAAGACAGCTCCCAGAGCCGACGTGGTCCCCAGACCGTTTCCTTGGCTCTCTGAATTTTTGGGCACTGTCTCCACACTAGGGCTCTGCAGAAGCCTGGCCCGTTCGCCAGCATCGTCGCTCCACTCCCAGTCCTTGTAGTCACTGTTGATGCTCCCAGTGCCCTGAGCCATTGTCCCTCCCGGGGTGGCACACGCCACCGTCCACGTCCCACTAGTGGTCCTGCACCAGGCTCAGCCAGGCACCTCGAGGGGGGTCCTCAGCCAGCACTGGCTCCATCGGGGTGGGAGGGCAGCAAACAGGCTGGAATGCAGCAACACGGGAGTCAGGCACTTCCCTACTCCTACAAGGGGATGAAGAAGGACGCTGTTAAGTGTTAGTTAAATTATATTAACAAGGGACAACCTGGGCATCAGGTGGGGACACAGAGGAAATGAGTTCCCTGGGTAGTAGCCTGGGGGGGgtcacagcacacacacaccagcagAGATACAGAAGGAGAACTCACCTCTTGTCCCTCAAATCCAGGGAGAGGATACAACTGCTGTCGGATGGGGGACTGAGCCCTGGCTGAggggctgaggagctgcagcctcacagCAGGACTCGCCTTTCTGTGGGCACGAGACCCAGTGTCATGGCTCACTTCCTGACTTCCAACCCAAATTTCCGCAAGCTCTGCAAGAGCTGTTGTGCACGTGCTCCTGAGTAAAGGGCAAGGCTGGGCTCAGCGGGAATGTCCCGTGTGCAGCAGAAATACTGTGtcaacaggaaaagcaggactGGCCCCTTCCAATGCAACCCCAGGGTGACCACCAGAATGAGATGATGTCTTAGAAGCTTTTGGATTTGAAGATCTGGTGTTTCCAGCATTGCAGCCCTTGGGGGTTGGAAAGTCCAAATCTCATCCCACTGCCTCCAAGCTGGAGGAGATTGACCCTCACAACCCGGCATGATTTTGCAGGAATCTACACGGCCACGAGAAAtctcttttcaaagaaatctgTTCTTATTCCTAGAGGACTATTCCTGCCCAGCTCACACCTTTCTTCTGGGCTATTTAAACTCTGCGCTTGTGCTATGTACCCTCTGTAAAGATttctggggaaggggaggaagggcCGCCCTCTGCCCCGTGGATAGGAGCGTGGAGGGACAGCCCGGTGGGTCCGCGTGGGCTGAAGTTCCCACCCGGCCGAGGATGCTGCAGGGAGTCGATGCTTCTCCCATGGCCTGGGGGAGGATGCTGAAGGGTGTCCTTTCCCTTCAGGCAAAGCCGCCATACTCTGGCAACCAGAAATCCCGAGACTAGGCGTTTCACCGAGGGTGACTCGACAAACCCGCGGCCCCGCTCGGGCCCCGGCGGCGCCCCCCGCCCGGGGGAGCAAGGCCCGGAGCCGGTGACGGTCAGCCCGCGATCGCAGGGGACGCTCTGGGGGACGCCACGCTGCCCTTGCGGGTCACTGGGCTCCCCGCGTGTGTCCCCCCGGTACGTCCGTACCCCGGCCCCACTCACCAGATGGGAAGCGCGCTCTGCTCCGCTCCCTTCGGCCCCGGCGCCGGCCCTGGCTGAgcccggcggcagcggcggcgcggCAGCAGCTCCGCCCTGCCCGCTGCACGCCGGGGGTTGTAGTCCGGCCCCGGAGCCCGGGGAACATCAGCGAAGGGGGAACATCCCCCTTCGGGTAGCCCTTCCCAGCGGCTGAACCCGCGGGGACCCGGCAAGGAGAGGGCGAGAGACGGGGCTGTGCTCCAGGGTGCTTTTATTGTACAGAGAACGGGCAGGAAAACAGCCCCACGCGGGTAAGAGGGCAGGAGGCGGCAGCTCCAGAGTCACGCAGAACCGGGGACCACAGCACAAGAACCCACAGCGCCGTGGGGCAGCACGTACAGCGTGTGCGGCAGGGAAAGCGGTTTATTGCACAAAGGACAGCAAGCAGCGGCTGTGGGCATCGGGCCAGTAAACAAGCAGCGTGGAAGCGGAAACCCTCTGTCAGGGAGCAGCGGGAGGATCCAGCCTTCCAGCAAGTGTGGCAACAACGTGCACTAGACCGGGACAAGTGCAGCAGACCGgacctgtcccagctccaacgggcacacagctgctctgggcaggaaTGGGAAATGAGGATTGCCTTGCTAAATACCCTGGTATGGCTGCTGAGGGAAGAGGTGCCAGCGGATGGAGAAAGCTTACAGGTTCAAGAGGTAATACCTCCAGATCCACCTAGGGAGGCTCCACTCCATCACGCACCAGTGGCCAAGGATGGCCCCATGTCCCAAGGCAGACAGCCTTTGGGAATTTGTTCTCTCCCCACCAACGGCTACATTCAACACCGTAGGCTCCAATTTTAGCTCCATGACACCAGTTACCATCAGGACAACCTCAGTTCACACACCACTGTTCTCCTGGGGCACATCAGTGGCAACTGCCTCTCTCTACATGGGATTCTCAGGAGATGAGGGTTTCACTAGTCATGTCAGATCCCCTGTGCTGGCATGGCCCTGAGAGGGAATGTTTGGTGCATGGAAGGGGCAGGATCCAGCTGCAAAATGACAGGATGAAGTCCCCAGCTCAACATAGCCATGCACCAGTTTATTTGGATTAAAAATCAGAGTCCAGTAAGTCACAGGACCTCAGGGACACTCAGTTTAGGACAGAATGGTTTTTGAGTTATCACCTCTCAAATTTCTCTCAAGATCTCTGTTTTCTGATGTCACCAGAAATGTGGttgaagagagaagagaggtaCGCCCCACACCTCCACATGAGTGAGACACTGCAGCGCCAACCTCTTGGCTTACAGCTTtgggacacacacacagcctgcagggagggctgcTGGAAGTACAGGGCTGGACTCCCGGGCTTAGGACAGGAATGGGGCGAGGCAGAGACCACAAGACAGCAGTTTTCAGAGGAGATTCTTATTGGGGAGCGGGAGGTGAGAAATTGTTTCACCTCCGGGTACGAAAGTGAAGTCAGGAGAACCAGACAGGTTTAAAAGAGGGACACTGGTCTGCCCCATGCACTGATGCCACTGTGAATTACACCTGAAAGGAAAGTCCCAGATGGAAAGAGTGAAGCCAACGATGGAGCAAAGTTTGATAGTGAGAAGTCCTCAGAGCTGGTTGTCAGAGGACAGCTTtggtgctgcccagccccaggctgggatGATGGAGGAAGATGGAGTCTGCTGGTAGCAGGGACTGGCTGAGGAGCTTGGAGGAGAGCACCAGAGCAGCCCTCCCACTCAGcccacccagctccctgcctgctgctgcttgggcaAGCAGCCAACAGCCTCACAAAGCCTTCTCATAGAGAAATGTGTGCGGAGAAGCATTTGGTGCCTACACTGGTAGGATGGCATTGCTAAGCATTTGCTTCCTCCAGCATAGATAGGTGCTGGGGCTGATGGAGAAAGGATGGACAGCAGGGAAGAACGGCTGTGACgagcaggagccagcagtgatGCCCCTGCTCCACAACACAGGGCGGATTTGACTAGGCTTCTTACAACAACTCATCTACAAGATACATTCAGCAGCGGCTTCAAGTGCTGTGGTTGGAAGTAttctgcttgtttcttttccctctccatcttcgactggtggggaagggaaagcCACCAGCTCCAGGGCACACCTTTGTCTTTACTTTGTGACTTGATGGATGGCATGAGCCAGGTAACCTACATTGCCTGATGTAACTCCCGCCACAGAGATGCGTCCATCCTTTGTCATGTAGATGGAGAACTCCTTGATCAGCCGCTCCACCTGGGGTGAAAGAGCAAAGTTCAAACTGCAGGCCAACCTGTGCTCTGTCAGCCCATTACCCAGCttgctgaaatgcaaagcaaactGGGTGCCAGCAGACAGGGCATCCCATTACCTGAAGAGCCAGCAGTGTACCCTGTGCACCAAGACAGATGCTGCTCAGTTCTCAGGCCAAGCAGCAACTAGACATTCAGCTAGAAGAGTCACCTCATTTGATCTGACCTTTAAGGTCACCTCAGAGCAGCACCAAGTGACTGCTTGCTTTGATAGACATGACAGCTACATTTACTTTCAACCTCCCCAAGTACAGCACAGAACACAGCAAGACTGGAGTCCCCATGATGTGCCAGTGCTTAGGGCTTGGAGGATGTTCCTCCTGAGGAAGAACTGCTTACAAGGGCTCATTACAAGGGCACCTGCAGTCAAAAACTTACTGACAATGACCGCAAATGACACTTTGAGACAACGGGAATTGTGTTTACCTGCTCAGGCTTCAGCCCTGTGAAGCAGAACATGCCGATCTGGTCAGTGATGTGCTGCCAGTTGTGGGAGGATCCCTCTTTCTTGAGGTTGGACACCAGCTGAGTCCGCATGCCGATGATCCGGTCAGCCATGCCCTTCACCTCTGTGAGCCTGAGAAGCCAACCCAGGAACCAttcagggcagggctggaacaCACCAACGCTGCTCTCCCTACCCCAGCTACTGAGAATCAACCTCTCCACCTGGAGGGGCCTCATAGGATGCAAATGAGCAAAGATCAGGGAGCATGAAGATGTAGCTccagctgggggagctgcttcttcctcctgatACCTGAGGGTGACCGCTTTTTATCTATTCCATTTCTGCTGGACACTACTACCAGAGTATAGACATTTCTCACATCTGAAAGCCATGGGTCAAGCAGGATGCCTCATGGCAGCACTACTCAAACCCAGATAAATTAGTATCTGCAGATAAACCAAGGGTGCAGGGGTAGCACTGGCAGACAGGCCCCACTCAAAAGTAGCACAGCTAGGAAATGTCTCTGCTGGGCCCTGGATCAGGCACAAGTGTCAGGCTGCCAAAAGAACACAGCCCCCAGTGAGGCCACAGCACACTGCCAGCCTTTGTTCTGCCAGgccagctgctgggagggatCCGGCACCAAGGGGctgggaaaacagcacaggCTGATGTCAGGAATCAGGCTTAGGGCATGAGGGTTACATTCCTGGGTCTCGTTCCCAGGGAGCTTATGCTTCCACTTCCCACGAGATACGCTACATGGCTACACCACCTCAGACTTCTATGCTTCATGGATAGGCAGATCCTGCAGCCCTCAATCCTATGGGAGTTTTATCCCCTCCTTTACAGTGTCTTCTTCCTTCGTAACACAAGGAAAACCTGTTTGTGTCAGGTTAAACTGACACCAGGTGATGCCAGAACATAAGCAGGGATTTCTCCAGAGTAAACATGGTTCTGACTGTTCCTGAAGTTAAGAGCTgcctgtgacagcagcacacagaaagcACAGCATAGGGCTGCACAAAGAGACCTCACTCCCGTGAATGTAACAGATTTCTTCTTACCACTCCTTCCGTAGGTCAGGGGTGTTCAGGATCATAGAGGCAATGCGCGCTCCGTTCATGGGTGGATTGGAATACATGGGGCGGATGAGGATCTTCAGCTGCGATTCGACCCTCTTGGCTTCATCTGCATCACTGCAGATCACAGTGAAGGCACCCGCACGCTCTCCtaagagaatcacagaatatcttgagttggaaagatcactgagtccagtTTTTGGCCCAGCacagaaaaaccccaagaatcccacaACTCTTGTGTCCAACAGCATTGTCCAAACAGTCCTTAAGCTCAATCAGGCTTAGTGATAtgaccccttccctggggagcctgttccagtacccaaccaccctctgggtaaagaactttttcctaatatccagcctaaatcCTCCCTGACACAGTTCTatgccattcccttgggtcctgtcactggtcataGAGAGCAGATGCTGCCCCTTGGGAGGAAGCTGATGCCTGCGAAgccctcagtcttctccaggttgagcaagccaagtgccctcagctcctccttGTATGGCTTCTCCTTTAGACCATTCACCATCTTTGTAgtctcctttggacactctctaaaAGCTTTATATCCTTTTTATACTGTGTCACCCAATACCACGCAACTTTAGTGGATCCCTGTTCTCTAGAAGGGTCTCCACCAGCTAGCTCCTAGTGGGTTATGCCTGCTCAGTACTGCAGGATCAACACAAGCAGCAGGAAGACACTGGCTGCTAAATCGTGGAGGTATTGGGATCCCACCAGCACCCTGGATGAAACTATTTCCTTGCCATGTGCCCTACTCACCGTACAGCCCCATGTTCTTAGCGAAGGACTGTGACAGGACGATGTTGATGCCCTGCTCGATGAAATACCGCACAGCCCAGGCATCCCGGTTGATGTCCCCACTGGCAAAGCCCTGGTAGGCCATGTCAAAGTACACCAGGAGGTTTCGTTTCTGCCAGCAGAGATGGAAGAGAGTGTCACAGAAGCTGAGCACCCCTccaaggagcagggcagcaggcagagaagagCCATGCAGACAGCAGTCTGTCCACCTGCAGCCATTCTCCTCCAGAAAAAGAGCCATTCCCCTTCATTCGCCCCAGGGAAAGCAACCCAAAACCTGCAGCTACCCACCACACAtcagaacagcagctgaagacCCTCCAGTGCATTTATGGGATGTGCAAGTCTGGCCCAGGAAGCAGAAGTAGATTcaacagtaataaaatattctaCTTCAATGTCTTCTGTATTATCAGTTTCCAAGAAAATCATCTGGGAACTCTCTACTCAGCTAGGCAGATACCCCAGATGCACTGCCCCTTAGTCAAGAGACCCAGCCTTCTCTAGGCCACTGAGATCACTTTGATATCTACAATTCTCAGGACACTACTAAGGCCAGGCATCTCCAAGCCAAATTTCACTGGCTACAGGCttgagggagcagcaggaagaaggagaaagtaGAACCTGTCCCTGTCTGTTTCCAGCTGAAGCTTGCAAGGAGACACGAGGCATGTGAGCTCTTCAAGCATTTTTAATACACCAGCACTGGGTGCTCCACTCCAGCAATCACAGCTCATGCTTTTAACCCTGTTGCTCTCCTTTCAGGTCTCCCTACTCCAGCTTCCTGGGACAGTGCCAGCAGAAAGTCCAGTGGTCAGTTAGAAGCTTTCTGGGTGCATTTGGCTGGCTCCTGCCAGGAACATGACACCCATCCTGGCTTCAGGGAAGGGAATAACCTTTAGTGAAGACCAGGTGCCACCCACGAAAGGTCAGAGATGTGGTTTCCCCAGGAATGGCACAGTACCCCTGGGACATTGCTCACCTTCACTGTAGCTGCCAACTCCTTCCATTGCTCCTGCCGGGGATCCACCCCAGTGGGGTTGTGAGCACAAGCATGTAAGAGGATGATGCTCTTCTCTGGAATTTTCTAAGGAAGATGTTAGAGAGAATGAATCATCAATGATATCTGAGCACTCTCCTCAGCAGATGAGACAGCTTAGATGAGCTCTGCAAGGCTTCTAGCCTTGATTTAATGCCTTCAGGCatcatagaatgatagaataCTCTGAGCTGGAATGGACCCATAAGGAGTCCAACTccttggccctgcacaggacaaccctGAGAACCATACTATGTGCCTGAATTGTTCAAACACTCCTTGAACCCTGGCAGGCCTGGtgccatgaccacttccctggggagcctgtttcagtgcccacccaccctctgggtgaaaaacctcCTTCTCCTAATacccagcctaaacctcccctgacacagcttcatgccgCTTCATCACATTTAGGGTAAAGTAAGATCACCAGCCATTTCCCCACATGACCTCCCTTCTTCCAGGCATGGAAGGCAACTCACAGA
This genomic interval from Corvus cornix cornix isolate S_Up_H32 chromosome 11, ASM73873v5, whole genome shotgun sequence contains the following:
- the SLC38A7 gene encoding putative sodium-coupled neutral amino acid transporter 7 isoform X2 — translated: MFPGLRGRTTTPGVQRAGRSCCRAAAAAGLSQGRRRGRRERSRARFPSGVGKCLTPVLLHSSLFAALPPRWSQCWLRTPLECMLIFIIGGLVILAYCSQASNERTYQEVVWAVCGKVPGVLCEVAIAVYTFGTCIAFLIIIGDQEDKIIAALVKEPEEAGSSCWYTDRKFTISITAFLLILPLSIPKEIGFQKYASSLSVIGTWYVTAVIIIKYIWPDKELVPVEIPTSPSTWTAVFNAMPTICFGFQCHVSSVPVFNSMKQPEVKTWGAVVTAAMVIALFVYTGTGACGFLTFGAGVEQDVLMSYPSNDIPVALARAFIILCVLTSYPILHFCGRAVLEGLWLRYTGVTVEEDVVRERRRRLLQTISWFLLTLLLALFIPDIGKVISVIGGLAACFIFVFPGLCLIQAKLSEIQETKAISWWAQVSYGVFMVTLGAFIFGQTTANAIFVDLTA
- the SLC38A7 gene encoding putative sodium-coupled neutral amino acid transporter 7 isoform X3, translating into MAQGTGSINSDYKDWEWSDDAGERARLLQSPSVETVPKNSESQGNGLGTTSALGAVFIVVNAALGAGLLNFPAAFSMAGGVAAGIALQMCMLIFIIGGLVILAYCSQASNERTYQEVVWAVCGKVPGVLCEVAIAVYTFGTCIAFLIIIGDQEDKIIAALVKEPEEAGSSCWYTDRKFTISITAFLLILPLSIPKEIGFQKYASSLSVIGTWYVTAVIIIKYIWPDKELVPVEIPTSPSTWTAVFNAMPTICFGFQCHVSSVPVFNSMKQPEVKTWGAVVTAAMVIALFVYTGTGACGFLTFGAGVEQDVLMSYPSNDIPVALARAFIILCVLTSYPILHFCGRALPDSSQALRDPRNQGNQLVGPGQLWGLHGHPWSLHLWTDHCQCHLCGSYSLTPPGWTALMLLKGWRFPLGPKGSGKKTCWCVGKIQENCCDLGLS
- the SLC38A7 gene encoding putative sodium-coupled neutral amino acid transporter 7 isoform X1, with the protein product MAQGTGSINSDYKDWEWSDDAGERARLLQSPSVETVPKNSESQGNGLGTTSALGAVFIVVNAALGAGLLNFPAAFSMAGGVAAGIALQMCMLIFIIGGLVILAYCSQASNERTYQEVVWAVCGKVPGVLCEVAIAVYTFGTCIAFLIIIGDQEDKIIAALVKEPEEAGSSCWYTDRKFTISITAFLLILPLSIPKEIGFQKYASSLSVIGTWYVTAVIIIKYIWPDKELVPVEIPTSPSTWTAVFNAMPTICFGFQCHVSSVPVFNSMKQPEVKTWGAVVTAAMVIALFVYTGTGACGFLTFGAGVEQDVLMSYPSNDIPVALARAFIILCVLTSYPILHFCGRAVLEGLWLRYTGVTVEEDVVRERRRRLLQTISWFLLTLLLALFIPDIGKVISVIGGLAACFIFVFPGLCLIQAKLSEIQETKAISWWAQVSYGVFMVTLGAFIFGQTTANAIFVDLTA
- the GOT2 gene encoding aspartate aminotransferase, mitochondrial, which codes for MALLHSRRFLAAPRLAAAASRASSWWSHVEMGPPDPILGVTEAYKRDTNSKKMNLGVGAYRDDNGKPYVLNCVRKAEAMIASKKMDKEYLPIGGLADFTRASAELALGENSEAFKSGRYVTVQGISGTGSLRIGANFLQRFFKASRDVYLPKPSWGNHTPIFRDAGMQLQAYRYYDPKTCSLDFSGAMDDISKIPEKSIILLHACAHNPTGVDPRQEQWKELAATVKKRNLLVYFDMAYQGFASGDINRDAWAVRYFIEQGINIVLSQSFAKNMGLYGERAGAFTVICSDADEAKRVESQLKILIRPMYSNPPMNGARIASMILNTPDLRKEWLTEVKGMADRIIGMRTQLVSNLKKEGSSHNWQHITDQIGMFCFTGLKPEQVERLIKEFSIYMTKDGRISVAGVTSGNVGYLAHAIHQVTK